One Halosegnis longus DNA window includes the following coding sequences:
- a CDS encoding ABC transporter substrate-binding protein produces the protein MDSVTLGLEWFLNPDHIPFYVADERGYYADEGLELEVWEPPEHYETLEMLAAGELDFAITEPIHLIPERAAGVPVQGIAEFLDTPGGIQYPTNRGWETPADLPDGVRLNYPGAPEPEGRRMVAAMIRHAGGDHSADDIEPVDRGFYHTDALIEDDADIAFLAFHNFEVVESRHRDFDTALWELDDYGLPDFSRLILTASDETLDTAPDRVEGFLRATRRGVETTRDEPETAIETFFERNPEVREDDPELLDAIARDTVERFTADFSQATGMYADLAEFAVDIGLADERVPVSAVADERFA, from the coding sequence ATGGACAGCGTCACGCTCGGACTGGAGTGGTTTCTGAACCCCGACCACATCCCCTTCTACGTGGCCGACGAGCGCGGCTACTACGCCGACGAAGGCCTCGAACTGGAGGTGTGGGAGCCGCCGGAACATTACGAGACGCTGGAGATGTTGGCCGCCGGCGAACTGGACTTCGCCATCACGGAGCCGATACACCTGATTCCCGAGCGCGCGGCCGGCGTCCCGGTGCAGGGTATCGCGGAGTTTCTCGACACGCCCGGCGGCATTCAGTACCCCACGAATCGGGGGTGGGAGACGCCGGCCGACCTCCCCGACGGCGTGCGACTGAACTACCCCGGCGCACCCGAACCGGAGGGGCGGCGGATGGTCGCGGCGATGATACGACACGCCGGCGGTGACCACTCTGCCGACGATATCGAACCGGTGGACCGCGGCTTCTACCACACCGACGCGCTCATCGAGGACGACGCCGACATCGCCTTCCTCGCCTTCCACAACTTCGAGGTGGTGGAGAGCCGCCACCGCGACTTCGACACCGCGCTGTGGGAGCTAGACGACTACGGGCTTCCCGACTTCAGCCGACTCATCCTGACAGCGAGTGATGAAACGCTCGACACCGCACCCGACCGCGTCGAGGGATTCCTCCGGGCGACCCGCCGCGGCGTGGAGACGACCCGCGACGAACCGGAGACCGCCATCGAGACGTTCTTCGAGCGAAATCCCGAGGTGCGCGAGGACGACCCCGAGCTACTCGATGCGATCGCGCGAGATACGGTCGAGCGGTTCACCGCCGACTTCTCGCAGGCGACCGGAATGTACGCCGACCTCGCCGAGTTCGCGGTCGATATCGGACTGGCCGACGAACGGGTCCCGGTCAGCGCCGTCGCCGACGAGCGATTCGCCTGA